The following coding sequences are from one Leptolyngbya sp. NIES-3755 window:
- a CDS encoding heat shock protein GrpE (similar to AA sequence:cyanobase_aa:LBDG_24930), with amino-acid sequence MIDEQNQQPEEVQAPVSESSETPPPSEPTSEAVETEVVTETSTEEDTTDYEAAFMELRSNYAAKEREIEGLKKQTEELNNQYMRIAADFENFRRRTQREREELETQIKCNTVKELLPVVDNFERARSQIKPQTEGESAIHKSYQGVYKDMVDRLKKVGVAPMKAQGKEFDPNLHEAVMREPTSEYPEGSVVEELMRGYMLDDKVLRHAMVKVAAPPEDGSASEG; translated from the coding sequence ATGATCGACGAACAAAATCAGCAGCCTGAAGAAGTTCAAGCACCCGTCAGTGAATCTTCTGAAACTCCTCCTCCGTCTGAGCCGACGAGTGAGGCTGTAGAGACAGAAGTTGTGACGGAAACTTCGACTGAGGAGGATACGACGGATTATGAAGCGGCGTTTATGGAACTTCGATCGAACTATGCCGCCAAAGAACGAGAAATCGAAGGTCTGAAAAAACAGACCGAAGAACTGAATAATCAGTACATGCGAATTGCCGCCGATTTCGAGAACTTCCGTCGCCGGACTCAAAGAGAGCGGGAAGAACTAGAAACCCAAATTAAGTGCAATACCGTGAAAGAGTTGCTTCCGGTTGTGGACAACTTTGAACGAGCGCGATCTCAGATCAAGCCGCAAACCGAAGGTGAGTCGGCTATCCACAAGAGCTATCAGGGCGTTTATAAAGATATGGTCGATCGCTTAAAGAAAGTTGGGGTCGCACCGATGAAGGCGCAAGGCAAGGAATTTGACCCGAATCTGCACGAAGCCGTGATGCGCGAACCGACGAGCGAATATCCAGAGGGATCTGTCGTGGAAGAATTGATGCGCGGCTACATGCTGGATGACAAAGTTCTTCGTCATGCGATGGTAAAGGTTGCAGCACCCCCAGAAGATGGATCAGCGAGCGAAGGTTAG
- a CDS encoding heat shock protein 70 DnaK (similar to AA sequence:cyanobase_aa:LBDG_24920): MGKVIGIDLGTTNSCVAVLEGGQPVVITNSEGGRTTPSMVGFGKTGDRLVGQLAKRQAVTNAENTVFSIKRFIGRRWEDTQIERSRVPYNCVKGKDDTVDVQIRGRNHTPQEISAMILQKLKQDAENYLGESVTQAVITVPAYFSDAQRQATKDAGTIAGLEVLRIINEPTAAALAYGLEKQDQDQCVLVFDLGGGTFDVSILQLGDGVFEVKATSGNNHLGGDDFDACIVDWLNDIFRQQEGIDLTQDKMALQRLREAAEKAKIELSGTLSTSINLPFITADETGPKHLEIELTRAKFEELASQLIQATIDPMEQALKDANLTTEDINRILLVGGSTRIPAVQDALKKFFNGKAPDRSVNPDEAVALGAAIQAGVLGGEVKDLLLLDVTPLSLGIETLGEVFTRIIDRNTTIPSSKTQVFSTATDGQTSVEIHVLQGERAMARDNKSLGKFQLTGIPPAPRGVPQIEVAFEIDANGILKVAARDKGTGRAQSVEISNTGGLSNSEIERMRQESEMFAEEDSRRMQLVELKNQADSLFHSYETTLKENGMAIADSLKTQANEKIAQLRSAIADPKVSIDEVRSHLDGLQQLLYTVGSAVYENAQPFGNSTFEPNPDSGINFEDDTVSVDMSAFAFETDATMTADYEAVD, from the coding sequence ATGGGAAAAGTCATCGGCATCGACTTAGGAACTACCAACAGTTGTGTAGCAGTGTTGGAGGGCGGTCAGCCCGTTGTGATCACCAATTCGGAAGGTGGAAGAACCACGCCGAGTATGGTGGGATTTGGAAAGACGGGCGATCGCTTAGTCGGTCAGTTAGCAAAACGGCAGGCTGTCACCAACGCTGAAAATACGGTTTTTAGTATTAAGCGTTTTATTGGAAGACGATGGGAAGATACGCAGATCGAGCGATCGCGGGTTCCTTATAACTGTGTCAAAGGAAAAGACGACACGGTAGATGTTCAAATTCGCGGTCGGAACCACACGCCACAAGAAATTAGCGCGATGATCCTGCAAAAATTGAAGCAGGATGCAGAGAATTATTTAGGTGAAAGCGTTACTCAAGCTGTGATTACGGTTCCGGCTTATTTTAGTGACGCTCAACGGCAGGCGACTAAAGATGCAGGCACGATCGCTGGTCTCGAAGTTCTGAGGATCATCAATGAGCCGACTGCGGCAGCGCTGGCTTACGGTCTGGAGAAACAAGACCAGGATCAGTGCGTTTTGGTGTTTGACCTTGGCGGCGGAACGTTTGATGTCTCGATTCTTCAGTTGGGCGATGGCGTATTTGAAGTGAAAGCCACCTCCGGGAATAACCATCTGGGTGGCGATGATTTTGATGCTTGCATTGTCGATTGGTTGAATGACATTTTCCGCCAGCAAGAAGGCATCGACTTGACCCAGGATAAAATGGCGCTTCAACGGTTGAGAGAAGCGGCGGAGAAGGCAAAAATTGAGCTTTCTGGAACGCTTAGCACTTCGATCAATTTGCCGTTCATTACCGCAGATGAAACGGGACCCAAACATTTAGAGATTGAATTAACTCGTGCCAAGTTTGAAGAGTTGGCGAGTCAATTGATTCAAGCCACGATCGATCCAATGGAACAGGCGTTAAAAGACGCGAATTTGACCACTGAAGATATCAATCGCATTCTTTTAGTCGGTGGCTCGACTCGAATTCCAGCCGTTCAAGATGCGCTGAAGAAATTTTTTAACGGCAAAGCTCCCGATCGCTCTGTGAACCCGGATGAAGCTGTTGCGCTTGGTGCAGCGATTCAGGCTGGAGTACTGGGCGGTGAAGTGAAAGATTTGTTGCTGCTTGATGTGACACCGCTTTCTTTGGGGATCGAAACGCTAGGGGAAGTATTTACGCGAATTATCGATCGGAATACCACGATTCCCAGCAGCAAAACTCAGGTGTTTTCAACCGCAACCGATGGTCAGACCTCAGTAGAAATTCATGTTCTACAAGGCGAACGAGCAATGGCGAGAGACAATAAGAGCTTGGGTAAATTCCAACTCACTGGAATTCCGCCAGCACCTAGAGGCGTTCCTCAAATCGAAGTGGCATTTGAAATCGATGCTAATGGAATTCTGAAAGTTGCAGCCCGTGATAAGGGAACGGGACGCGCTCAAAGTGTTGAAATCTCGAATACAGGCGGCTTGAGCAACAGTGAAATCGAGCGGATGCGGCAAGAATCGGAAATGTTCGCTGAAGAAGACAGTCGCCGGATGCAATTGGTCGAACTGAAGAATCAAGCGGATAGTCTATTCCACAGCTATGAAACGACGCTGAAAGAGAATGGAATGGCGATCGCTGATTCACTCAAAACGCAGGCGAATGAAAAAATTGCCCAACTGAGAAGCGCGATCGCTGATCCAAAGGTTAGTATCGATGAAGTGCGATCGCATCTTGATGGATTGCAGCAATTGTTGTACACCGTTGGCTCGGCAGTCTATGAGAATGCCCAACCGTTCGGGAATTCCACCTTTGAACCGAACCCCGATTCTGGTATTAATTTTGAAGATGATACCGTCTCGGTAGATATGAGCGCGTTTGCTTTCGAGACAGATGCAACCATGACCGCTGATTACGAGGCAGTCGATTAG
- a CDS encoding type II secretory pathway, ATPase PulE/Tfp pilus assembly pathway, ATPase PilB (similar to AA sequence:cyanobase_aa:LBDG_24940), protein MTNSSSQRRALVVQNNFSPFGNKLIQSGYVNNEQMQQALIECRKSGRPLTAVLESMTGQQLSPDLIRQYKKQQLFELKILYGVESLDPELNQVSSAQIGQLIGDLIPIELCRRYNLIPLSQNEGNPPSLLVAMVDPDNLAAQDELNRILRPKGLGLQRLVITIDDYQRIMSTYMDARLEQEKQLEAQSRVDVRSDLEGLEGIAELQDDDSAEMDLDASADAEAAPIIALVNKVLIKALQMAVSDIHIEPQEESLRIRFRKDGVLREAFEPFPKKIIPAVVARFKIIAQLDIAERRQPQDGRIRRIYDGRKVDFRVNTLPSRYGEKVVLRILDNSATQLGLDKLIGDDTSLKIVQEMVKRPFGLILVTGPTGSGKTTTLYSALAERNDPGVNISTAEDPIEYSLPGITQVQVIREKGMDFAAILRAFLRQDPDVILVGETRDKETAKTAIEAALTGHLVLTTLHTNDAAGAIARLDEMGVEPFMVSGALLGVVAQRLVRKVCDECRIPYTPSPAELSRFGLTGSGDAQLTLYKANTLTGHEIQEARERNQLCQKCNGVGYKGRLGVYEVMRVTESLQTLITEGAPTERIKEVAVEEGMQTLLAYSLDLVRQGLCTLEEIERVTFTDTGLEAELKAKRKSSLTCRTCGAEMQQDWLDCHYCTTPRFQD, encoded by the coding sequence ATGACAAATTCTTCTTCTCAGCGGCGTGCGCTTGTCGTTCAAAACAATTTTTCGCCGTTCGGTAATAAATTAATCCAATCTGGCTACGTCAATAACGAGCAGATGCAGCAAGCCCTGATCGAATGTCGCAAGTCAGGAAGACCACTCACGGCAGTTCTAGAGTCGATGACGGGTCAGCAATTGTCCCCAGATCTGATTCGCCAATACAAGAAGCAGCAACTGTTTGAGTTGAAGATTCTCTACGGAGTTGAATCGCTAGATCCTGAACTAAATCAAGTTTCCTCGGCACAAATCGGTCAACTCATTGGAGATCTGATTCCGATCGAGCTTTGTCGTCGCTACAACTTAATTCCATTATCTCAAAACGAGGGCAATCCGCCATCTCTCCTTGTGGCAATGGTTGATCCGGACAACCTTGCGGCTCAAGACGAATTAAATCGAATTCTGCGTCCGAAAGGGTTGGGACTTCAGCGATTGGTAATTACGATCGACGATTACCAGCGCATTATGTCCACTTATATGGATGCACGTCTGGAGCAAGAGAAACAACTCGAAGCCCAATCTAGAGTGGATGTTCGCTCTGATCTTGAAGGCTTAGAAGGAATTGCGGAACTTCAAGACGACGACAGCGCGGAAATGGATTTGGATGCGTCGGCTGATGCTGAAGCGGCTCCAATTATTGCGCTGGTCAACAAAGTTCTGATTAAAGCGCTTCAAATGGCGGTGTCTGACATTCACATCGAGCCACAAGAAGAATCGCTTCGCATCCGATTCCGTAAGGACGGTGTACTCCGAGAAGCATTTGAGCCATTCCCCAAGAAAATTATTCCGGCAGTTGTAGCGCGTTTCAAAATTATTGCTCAACTGGACATCGCAGAACGTCGCCAACCTCAAGACGGTCGGATTCGCCGAATCTATGACGGTCGGAAAGTGGATTTTCGGGTGAATACGCTACCTAGTCGTTATGGTGAAAAAGTCGTACTTCGGATTCTTGATAACTCTGCAACCCAACTCGGTTTAGATAAGCTGATCGGTGACGACACTTCACTCAAAATCGTTCAAGAAATGGTGAAGCGTCCTTTCGGTCTCATTCTCGTTACAGGTCCGACTGGTTCAGGTAAAACGACCACACTTTATTCTGCACTGGCTGAACGGAACGATCCTGGAGTCAATATCAGCACAGCGGAAGACCCGATCGAGTATTCACTCCCTGGGATTACCCAAGTCCAGGTAATCCGCGAAAAAGGAATGGACTTTGCCGCAATTCTGAGAGCGTTCCTCCGTCAAGATCCTGACGTAATTCTGGTGGGTGAGACACGAGATAAAGAAACGGCGAAAACTGCGATCGAGGCAGCATTAACTGGTCACTTGGTTTTGACAACTTTGCACACGAATGATGCGGCGGGAGCGATCGCTCGACTCGATGAAATGGGCGTTGAACCCTTCATGGTTTCAGGTGCTTTACTCGGTGTCGTCGCTCAGCGTCTTGTCCGAAAAGTCTGTGACGAGTGCCGAATTCCTTACACTCCAAGCCCTGCTGAACTTTCCCGCTTCGGTTTGACGGGTTCCGGTGATGCTCAATTAACGCTCTACAAGGCGAACACCCTTACCGGGCACGAAATTCAAGAGGCACGGGAACGAAACCAACTTTGCCAGAAGTGTAATGGCGTTGGCTATAAAGGGCGACTGGGCGTTTACGAAGTCATGCGAGTAACGGAATCACTCCAAACGCTGATTACCGAAGGCGCACCGACCGAGCGAATCAAAGAAGTCGCGGTTGAAGAAGGAATGCAAACGCTCCTTGCTTACAGCTTGGATCTCGTGCGCCAAGGACTTTGCACCTTGGAAGAAATCGAGCGTGTTACCTTCACCGATACCGGACTTGAAGCAGAACTCAAAGCAAAACGAAAAAGTTCGCTCACCTGTCGGACTTGTGGCGCGGAAATGCAGCAAGACTGGCTCGATTGCCACTACTGCACCACGCCCCGTTTCCAAGATTAG
- a CDS encoding hypothetical protein (protein of unknown function DUF1257;~similar to AA sequence:cyanobase_aa:LBDG_24990), with amino-acid sequence MSHFSQIKTQIRNLTSLQSALSDLGMDWKSGPRTVRGYRGQTQAAEVVIEQNNGYDVGFAWNGHEYELVADLQFWNLDNSVDRFLSKVTQRYAYHTIVNESTQKGFQVSEQQKNEDGSIRLVLQRWSA; translated from the coding sequence ATGTCACACTTTAGCCAAATCAAAACTCAAATTCGTAATCTTACTTCCTTGCAGTCTGCGTTGTCTGACCTAGGAATGGACTGGAAATCGGGTCCGCGTACTGTCCGAGGCTATCGCGGGCAAACTCAAGCTGCGGAAGTCGTGATCGAACAAAATAATGGCTACGATGTGGGTTTTGCTTGGAACGGTCACGAGTATGAATTGGTGGCTGACCTGCAATTCTGGAATCTTGACAACTCGGTCGATCGCTTTTTGAGTAAGGTCACTCAACGTTACGCGTATCACACGATCGTGAATGAAAGCACTCAAAAAGGCTTCCAAGTGTCTGAGCAACAAAAGAATGAAGATGGTTCCATTCGCCTGGTCCTACAACGCTGGAGTGCATAA
- a CDS encoding hypothetical protein (hypothetical protein MC7420_6846;~similar to AA sequence:cyanobase_aa:LBDG_24970), translating into MEISTQKIQYEELLATYSHSIEAIELLKCHRVYLELIPSMRRVEESIITIALPIVRIRHTTPTANVTSVTVLEPQLLPCELAILMCDPEWKIKTGKEIFVFIHRPNEDFSELLGRWRRTQLMLGKDYEWVMPSRYQHFLNDGADKIYPLFVVFEDTPERIKRGLSGAHLPFAIQGKTEMLEEETIQSDQIEE; encoded by the coding sequence ATGGAAATTTCTACTCAAAAAATTCAGTACGAGGAACTACTCGCAACCTATAGTCATTCGATCGAAGCGATCGAGCTTTTGAAGTGTCATCGCGTCTACCTCGAACTGATTCCGAGTATGCGGCGCGTTGAAGAGAGCATTATTACGATCGCATTACCGATCGTGCGAATTCGTCACACTACACCAACTGCAAATGTAACCAGTGTCACGGTGCTTGAACCTCAACTTCTTCCCTGTGAACTGGCAATTTTGATGTGTGATCCAGAGTGGAAAATTAAGACAGGCAAAGAAATTTTTGTATTTATTCATCGACCGAACGAGGATTTTTCAGAATTGCTCGGTCGATGGCGGCGGACACAATTGATGCTCGGTAAAGATTACGAATGGGTAATGCCGTCTCGATATCAGCACTTTCTGAACGATGGAGCCGATAAGATTTATCCGCTTTTTGTGGTGTTTGAAGATACTCCTGAGCGGATTAAGCGAGGATTGAGTGGGGCACATCTTCCATTTGCGATTCAGGGCAAAACTGAGATGTTGGAAGAAGAAACGATTCAATCAGACCAAATCGAAGAATAA
- a CDS encoding hypothetical protein (hypothetical protein PCC7424_0837;~similar to AA sequence:cyanobase_aa:LBDG_25000), whose amino-acid sequence METLEFIIYPDGRVQEKVTGIVGKSCEEVTAAIEAQLGRVITQEQTSEYFAQAVQQSETVKTQATYSDW is encoded by the coding sequence ATGGAGACCTTAGAGTTCATCATTTATCCAGACGGTCGAGTGCAAGAAAAAGTAACTGGAATCGTTGGAAAATCCTGCGAGGAAGTCACTGCCGCGATCGAGGCTCAACTGGGTCGAGTCATCACCCAAGAGCAAACCTCTGAATACTTTGCCCAAGCCGTTCAACAGTCTGAGACTGTAAAAACCCAAGCGACGTATAGCGATTGGTAG
- a CDS encoding twitching motility protein (similar to AA sequence:cyanobase_aa:LBDG_24950), with product MEMMIEDLMEQLIEMGGSDLHLTAGLPPYFRISGHLQPISDQVLSSEECQRLIFSMLNNTQRKTLEQNWELDCSYGVRGLARFRVNVYKDRGTYAACLRALSSKIPNFEKLNLPDVVREMSEKPRGLILVTGPTGSGKTTTLAAMIDLINRTRAEHILTIEDPIEFVYEPIKSLVHQRQLGEDTKSFANALKAALREDPDIILVGEMRDLETISLAISAAETGHLVFGTLHTSSAAQTVDRMIDVFPSERQTQVRVQLSNSLVAVFSQTLVPKKNPKPGEYGRVMAQEIMIVTPAIANLIREGKTAQIYSAIQTGGKLGMQTLEKVLADQYKAGLITFEAAASKTSRPDELQRLIGGTPNGAAAGAAMKR from the coding sequence ATGGAAATGATGATCGAAGATTTAATGGAACAACTGATCGAAATGGGCGGCTCAGACTTGCACCTGACTGCTGGATTGCCACCTTATTTCCGAATCAGTGGACATCTTCAGCCAATCAGCGATCAAGTCCTCAGCTCAGAAGAATGTCAGCGTTTGATCTTCAGTATGCTGAATAACACTCAGCGAAAAACCTTAGAGCAAAACTGGGAGCTTGACTGCTCTTACGGTGTTCGCGGTCTGGCGCGATTCCGGGTGAACGTTTACAAGGACCGTGGAACATACGCGGCTTGTTTACGGGCACTCAGTTCCAAAATTCCGAACTTTGAGAAGCTGAATCTTCCTGATGTGGTACGAGAAATGTCAGAAAAACCGAGAGGTTTGATTCTCGTCACAGGTCCGACTGGATCAGGAAAAACGACCACACTGGCGGCAATGATCGATTTGATTAACCGCACTCGTGCTGAGCATATTTTGACGATCGAAGACCCGATCGAGTTCGTCTATGAACCCATCAAGAGCCTCGTTCACCAACGCCAACTCGGTGAAGACACGAAGAGTTTTGCCAACGCGCTAAAAGCTGCTCTCCGTGAAGATCCAGACATTATCTTGGTTGGGGAAATGCGGGACTTAGAAACGATTTCACTCGCAATCTCTGCGGCTGAAACAGGTCACTTAGTCTTTGGAACCCTACACACCAGTTCCGCTGCTCAAACCGTTGACCGGATGATCGATGTCTTTCCGTCCGAGCGCCAAACCCAAGTCCGAGTTCAGCTTTCAAACTCGCTCGTCGCAGTATTCAGCCAAACTCTGGTTCCTAAGAAGAATCCGAAACCTGGTGAATACGGACGAGTGATGGCGCAAGAAATCATGATCGTGACTCCAGCGATCGCGAATCTAATCCGCGAAGGAAAGACCGCCCAAATCTACTCCGCGATTCAAACAGGCGGAAAACTCGGAATGCAAACGCTTGAGAAAGTCCTTGCAGATCAATACAAAGCAGGACTGATCACCTTTGAAGCGGCTGCCTCCAAAACCTCTCGCCCGGATGAACTCCAGCGCTTAATCGGTGGAACTCCCAATGGAGCCGCCGCTGGTGCAGCCATGAAGCGCTAA
- a CDS encoding hypothetical protein (similar to AA sequence:cyanobase_aa:LBDG_24980), giving the protein MSDSFQLSDGDSSSERSGLEPELGGFLRETEGRSGLEPELGGVFRQRGVYVDEITCIGCKHCAHVARNTFYIEPDYGRSRVIRQDGDSEELIQEAIDTCPVDCIHWVNYAELKQLEDDRKYQVIPVAGFPVDHAMVTVNRRKRKEKAKRNQS; this is encoded by the coding sequence ATGTCTGACTCCTTTCAACTGTCCGACGGTGATTCCTCCTCGGAACGCTCTGGTCTAGAGCCTGAATTGGGCGGGTTTCTACGTGAAACTGAAGGGCGATCGGGTCTTGAACCTGAGTTGGGAGGAGTGTTTCGACAGCGTGGCGTTTACGTAGATGAAATTACTTGCATCGGCTGTAAACACTGCGCTCATGTGGCGCGAAATACGTTTTACATCGAGCCAGATTACGGTCGATCAAGAGTCATTCGGCAGGATGGCGACTCTGAAGAACTGATTCAAGAAGCGATCGACACCTGCCCCGTCGATTGTATTCATTGGGTAAACTACGCCGAGTTAAAGCAACTAGAGGACGACCGAAAGTATCAAGTCATTCCGGTTGCTGGTTTTCCGGTCGATCACGCAATGGTTACCGTAAATCGACGCAAGCGTAAGGAAAAAGCAAAGCGCAACCAAAGTTAA
- a CDS encoding type II secretion system protein (similar to AA sequence:cyanobase_aa:LBDG_24960), protein MPIYVARVRDAKGNAKKEKITADSLSDARSALREQGLFVQELKENESFDINSSFAKFQTSMVAVTVKDRAVFSRQFAALVNAGVALVRGLGVLAEQCTNPKLKKALLEISADVQQGVNLSDAMRKHPQCFDGLYVSMVQAGETGGVLDEVLNRLAKLLEDVARLQNQIKSAMSYPVVVGVLATAIFLGMTIFLIPIFAGIFKQLGGDLPAFTQFMLDISAFLTSPAAFSLFIIIPLIIFAYKQYYKTRVGRETMDRFFLKMPLFGDLIQKTATARFCRTFGALTRSGVPILTCLEIVRDTSGNQIVANAIDEARKEIQTGGMISIALQKEQVFPAMAIQMISIGEETGEIDKMLMKVADFYEDEVEQAVKALTSIMEPIMILFLGGMVGSILVAMYLPMFAIFDKLG, encoded by the coding sequence ATGCCAATCTACGTTGCCCGCGTCCGAGACGCTAAAGGAAACGCCAAAAAAGAGAAAATCACTGCGGACTCTCTCAGTGATGCACGATCGGCGTTGCGCGAACAAGGCTTGTTTGTACAAGAACTAAAAGAGAATGAAAGCTTCGACATCAATTCGAGCTTTGCAAAATTCCAAACCTCAATGGTTGCTGTCACCGTCAAAGATAGAGCTGTTTTCTCTCGTCAATTTGCAGCACTTGTAAATGCGGGTGTCGCACTGGTTCGAGGTCTCGGTGTCTTGGCAGAACAATGTACGAATCCCAAGTTGAAAAAAGCGCTACTGGAAATTAGTGCCGATGTCCAGCAGGGGGTTAACTTATCGGATGCGATGCGAAAACACCCTCAGTGTTTTGATGGCTTGTACGTCAGTATGGTGCAGGCTGGAGAAACAGGCGGGGTGCTGGATGAGGTTCTGAACCGTCTCGCGAAGCTGCTTGAAGATGTTGCCCGTTTGCAGAACCAGATTAAGTCAGCCATGAGTTATCCGGTTGTCGTCGGCGTTCTTGCAACAGCAATCTTTTTGGGGATGACGATCTTTCTGATTCCAATCTTTGCTGGAATCTTTAAGCAACTTGGGGGCGATTTGCCTGCTTTCACCCAGTTCATGCTAGATATCAGTGCGTTTCTTACAAGTCCCGCAGCGTTCAGTTTGTTCATCATCATTCCGCTGATCATCTTTGCTTACAAGCAGTACTACAAAACCCGTGTTGGTCGGGAAACGATGGATCGCTTTTTCCTCAAAATGCCGTTGTTCGGTGATTTGATCCAAAAAACTGCAACTGCAAGATTTTGTCGGACTTTCGGAGCGTTGACCCGATCGGGGGTTCCAATTCTGACTTGCTTAGAGATTGTGCGTGATACATCAGGAAATCAGATTGTTGCGAATGCGATCGACGAAGCCCGCAAAGAAATTCAAACAGGCGGGATGATCAGCATCGCCCTGCAAAAAGAACAAGTTTTTCCAGCGATGGCAATTCAAATGATTAGCATCGGTGAGGAAACTGGGGAAATCGATAAGATGCTGATGAAAGTGGCTGACTTTTACGAGGACGAAGTAGAACAAGCTGTGAAAGCGTTAACGAGCATCATGGAACCGATCATGATCCTATTTCTGGGTGGCATGGTCGGAAGTATTCTGGTTGCGATGTACTTACCGATGTTCGCCATCTTCGACAAGCTCGGTTAA